Part of the Nitrospiraceae bacterium genome is shown below.
GCTGCTTATATTTAAGTTCCCTGTCCATTCAATCTCCTCATTCAAAAGTAGGCTGGACGTTTCTTACCGGACTTCTGGCATTAGCCCTACTCCAAACATTAAGCAAATCCTCTATTCTGGCATTCCTTGTGGCTGCAATAGCATTCATTTTTCTGGGCCGTTTCAGACGTCAGGAACAGTTCCTCATAGGATTTTCATTTATCATCGTCACCACATTGAGTTATGACAAAATTGTTGATTATACAAACCAGTATGTTCATGAAACCCAAGCGGGAGAAGCGCTCGAAACCCTCAGCGGAAGAACCATGATTTGGGAACATGCCTGGAAACTCATTCAAACTAACCCAATCTGGGGTTTTGGGTTTTATTCATTCAGAGACTATTCTCCTATCACTTTAATGGGTCGGTTGGTCCATGCTCACAATGAATGGTTAAATATCTGGTTTAATGTGGGAATCATCGGGGTCATATTGGCTGCCACCCTCTATCTGAGCTTCTTTACGTTAACATGGACGACAAGAACCCGAACCGCATTGCAAGATGAGACAGCCCTGGCCCTCTCCTTAATCATATTTTACGTAATTCTTGGTCTCACGGAAGCTAATCCACGTGGGCTCAATTTTCCCCTCCCTCTCTTGATGTTATTCATAAGATACTTTTCTGAAGCCATATATCCCTGCGATCCTCAAAAGAATTTTTATGCTCCCTAGACTACTTCTCTTGGTACTAGGGTACATCCTTGGATGCGGCGTGGCAGCCGTATGGGGTGCACTCCTTACCGATTCTTCACGAGCCTTCAGTCAAAAACTCTCCCCCCCTCCGCAATCCATTGGAAGGGAGGTTTTTTCTCTAAATATCGTAAATTTAGAATATGGGGTA
Proteins encoded:
- a CDS encoding O-antigen ligase family protein, translated to MGSILVGITLSSILLFKLQVGLILAFSLFLVPLCLHSYAIGQYSLLNGPQPASVNKIVRSHATQTEWFAHIAFGYWLIASGIKVFLIFILFGHNPLLGTFISSCITLAFAYLVFSLTVLDRSTPIARTFQPLAPKALVLFLLWSGLTLFWTRPASIISSLGYWATMTLDILVVFLLCGTDDLRKVMHKSLQGIVLGGLSIFLVASFFQIETIHSRLGDAEFLNPNIIGRQIALSALCCLYLSSLSIQSPHSKVGWTFLTGLLALALLQTLSKSSILAFLVAAIAFIFLGRFRRQEQFLIGFSFIIVTTLSYDKIVDYTNQYVHETQAGEALETLSGRTMIWEHAWKLIQTNPIWGFGFYSFRDYSPITLMGRLVHAHNEWLNIWFNVGIIGVILAATLYLSFFTLTWTTRTRTALQDETALALSLIIFYVILGLTEANPRGLNFPLPLLMLFIRYFSEAIYPCDPQKNFYAP